Proteins encoded in a region of the Deltaproteobacteria bacterium genome:
- a CDS encoding PKD domain-containing protein, whose protein sequence is MRVRTCAVWVALLAGCGAQEQVERPAPIVGSKASSLVSTFLNDYLEIDETTAGGDANLILNGTNQKPQPVNPATTPTWTDWTNVNTAGHRFLDVSDPDTSSFPRSIGCVGSSKVLSKMDLTYVGLANNQDYAYFAVQRANNNGDAGYYWLMTKKAPSMQGPVAPCKEGESLLQYEIGPNDVLLAGHFQPSASPLLRVFVAQKAATLDAIAAIDFTDTSLWKEESSAIAAVAVNRTNTPPGTWGSAGVAKQALAPNGDLTPELFAEAALKTSIFTGGSICGAKFFGTVITRSSGSGGTSPDLKDFFGPEEFSFGSVSAKAALTPSCGLSVGFSATATGIDGAPLSNAICTWSFTDGNGATVGSSANCSGSFAPAASGTFKGTVTVKDPGSNCSDTITTAEANAYPELVVQPVLAATCASSYTYDAVVTGGSNPAGVTYAWSFPGDTLPTSSTTKSGAVNVGSPGTEYEALVTVTDPRTDVACTAGGKAKVRPLAPLAINLKPSAAPLTCDTSLSSDAATYVAYPSGGNGSYAVVWSGGGCAPGTSCTIDPADNVFCTAVPVSASVSDTSGLCPSATSETELYTKTTTITVTNN, encoded by the coding sequence ATGCGTGTGAGAACGTGCGCGGTGTGGGTGGCGCTGCTGGCAGGCTGCGGCGCGCAGGAGCAGGTGGAGCGACCCGCTCCCATCGTGGGAAGCAAGGCGTCGAGCCTGGTGAGTACCTTCCTCAACGACTATCTCGAGATTGACGAGACGACCGCCGGCGGGGACGCGAACCTGATCCTCAACGGCACGAACCAGAAGCCGCAGCCCGTCAACCCGGCCACCACGCCGACCTGGACTGACTGGACCAACGTCAACACCGCGGGGCATCGTTTCCTCGACGTCTCGGACCCCGACACCTCCTCGTTCCCGCGCTCCATCGGCTGCGTCGGCAGCTCGAAGGTGCTGAGCAAGATGGACCTGACCTACGTTGGTCTGGCCAACAACCAGGACTACGCCTACTTCGCCGTGCAACGCGCGAACAACAACGGCGACGCGGGCTACTACTGGCTCATGACCAAGAAGGCCCCTTCGATGCAGGGGCCCGTCGCGCCGTGCAAGGAGGGCGAGTCGCTCCTTCAATACGAGATCGGCCCGAACGACGTGCTCCTCGCTGGGCACTTCCAGCCGAGCGCGAGCCCCTTGCTGCGGGTCTTCGTGGCGCAGAAGGCCGCCACGCTTGATGCCATCGCGGCCATCGACTTCACCGACACCTCGCTCTGGAAGGAGGAGAGCTCGGCCATCGCGGCGGTGGCGGTGAACCGCACGAACACGCCTCCCGGCACGTGGGGGAGCGCGGGCGTCGCCAAGCAGGCTCTGGCCCCGAACGGAGACCTCACCCCCGAGCTGTTCGCCGAGGCGGCGCTCAAGACGTCGATCTTCACCGGTGGTTCGATCTGCGGGGCGAAGTTTTTCGGCACGGTGATCACGCGCTCCTCGGGCTCCGGCGGGACCTCTCCCGACCTGAAAGACTTCTTCGGGCCCGAGGAGTTCAGCTTCGGCAGCGTGAGCGCGAAGGCCGCGTTGACCCCGAGCTGCGGGCTGAGCGTCGGCTTCAGCGCGACGGCCACCGGCATCGACGGCGCGCCGCTGAGCAACGCGATCTGCACCTGGTCCTTCACCGACGGCAACGGAGCCACTGTGGGCAGCTCCGCAAACTGCAGCGGCAGCTTCGCGCCCGCGGCGAGCGGCACGTTCAAGGGGACGGTCACGGTCAAGGACCCGGGCTCGAACTGCTCGGACACCATCACCACTGCCGAGGCCAATGCGTACCCCGAGCTCGTGGTCCAGCCCGTGCTGGCGGCGACCTGCGCGAGCTCGTACACCTACGACGCCGTCGTCACCGGCGGCAGCAACCCGGCCGGCGTGACCTACGCCTGGAGCTTCCCGGGGGACACGCTGCCGACCTCGTCGACCACGAAGAGCGGCGCGGTGAACGTGGGGTCGCCGGGCACCGAGTACGAGGCGCTCGTCACCGTCACCGATCCGCGCACCGACGTCGCGTGCACGGCGGGGGGCAAGGCCAAGGTCCGGCCCCTCGCGCCGCTGGCGATCAACCTCAAGCCCTCCGCGGCGCCGCTGACCTGCGACACGAGCCTCTCGAGCGACGCCGCCACCTACGTGGCGTACCCGTCGGGCGGCAACGGTAGCTACGCCGTCGTCTGGTCGGGCGGCGGGTGCGCGCCGGGCACGAGCTGCACCATCGACCCGGCGGACAACGTCTTCTGCACGGCGGTCCCGGTGAGCGCGAGCGTCTCCGACACGAGCGGCCTCT